A window of Candidatus Sericytochromatia bacterium genomic DNA:
CTTCTTCACGCGCTTCATCGCGGACGTGTTGACATCCACCACGTCGACGTTGAAAAGCAACTTCGCGGCGCGCGCGATGTCGATCTTGTTCGCCTTCCGATCCACTTCGAAACAGTAGGTGTTGTTCTCGTTGAGCGCCGTGTTCTTCTCAGTGATCAGGGGGCGCTTGATCACATTGTACAGGTCGGTCATGCCTTGAACACCTCTTCGATATGACGGAGGGCTTCTTCAGTCGCGACGACCCGATCGGCCGCAAGGAGGTCCTTGACGCTGAGATTGGAAGCCAGCACCAGCTTGACGTCTTTCAGATTACGAGCCGAGAGCGAGAGCGCCTGGTCGGCCGACTTGACCAGCAACAACACCTTACCTTGGACCTGAAGCTTGCCCAGGAAAGCCACCAGCGATTTGGT
This region includes:
- the rplW gene encoding 50S ribosomal protein L23, translating into MTDLYNVIKRPLITEKNTALNENNTYCFEVDRKANKIDIARAAKLLFNVDVVDVNTSAMKRVKKVRKRTGGRIESLVKTKKAYVKLAEGSTIDFYGSV